In one window of Fibrobacter sp. UBA4297 DNA:
- a CDS encoding thioredoxin-like domain-containing protein, with protein sequence MSKIIRAICVLLLLSASAFAGPWLGLIYKKDLYENHLALRVSGVHPESGCLSAGVVSGDLVVGFDGKDLVNVAQIQNVLKTSKVGSKVSIDVFRDGKRIPLTVTLTERPDDISSLTGSAIGSKMAEFGKNFYKNGEKRKDAPKATLLDFWATWCGPCRQTLPVLEKIYNKYSSQGLEVIGISSEQTKPLLAFYKKQHASPYPLYRDADQGLWRRYGIHAVPTLMLLDSNGYIKRVWSGAPSFEMLEKLVLEVLEK encoded by the coding sequence ATGTCGAAAATCATTCGTGCCATTTGTGTTCTATTGCTCCTCTCGGCTTCTGCGTTTGCGGGGCCGTGGCTTGGGCTCATTTACAAGAAAGATCTCTATGAAAATCATTTGGCACTTCGAGTTTCTGGTGTGCATCCGGAATCGGGGTGTCTCTCGGCGGGGGTCGTTTCGGGGGATCTGGTTGTCGGTTTTGATGGCAAGGATTTGGTGAATGTGGCTCAAATTCAGAATGTCTTGAAAACATCAAAGGTCGGTTCTAAAGTATCCATCGATGTTTTCCGCGATGGAAAGCGCATCCCGCTCACGGTGACGCTCACGGAACGTCCAGACGATATTTCTAGCCTCACCGGTTCTGCTATCGGAAGCAAGATGGCTGAGTTCGGCAAGAACTTCTACAAGAACGGTGAAAAGAGAAAGGATGCGCCAAAGGCGACGCTTCTCGACTTCTGGGCGACCTGGTGCGGACCATGTCGCCAGACGCTCCCCGTGCTTGAAAAAATCTACAACAAGTATTCTAGCCAGGGACTCGAAGTCATCGGCATTTCGTCTGAACAGACCAAGCCGCTCCTTGCATTCTACAAGAAGCAGCATGCGTCCCCGTATCCGCTTTACCGCGATGCCGACCAGGGGCTCTGGCGCCGTTACGGGATTCATGCGGTCCCGACGCTCATGCTCCTAGACTCGAATGGCTACATCAAGCGCGTCTGGAGCGGGGCCCCGAGTTTCGAAATGCTCGAAAAGCTCGTCCTCGAAGTCCTGGAAAAATAG
- the gap gene encoding type I glyceraldehyde-3-phosphate dehydrogenase, which yields MALKLGINGFGRIGRMVFRAAVENFSKDITVVGINDLLDADYLAYMLKYDSVHGQFNHDIKVEGNFLIVDGNKIQIFAEKDPTNITWGALDVDVVVESTGFFLTEELASAHLKAGAKKVIMSAPSKDATPMFVYGVNHKTYAGQKIISNASCTTNCLAPISKVLDEKFGIVRGLMTTVHAATATQKTVDGPSKKDWRGGRGILENIIPSSTGAAKAVGKVLPQLNGKLTGMSLRVPTSDVSFVDLTAELKNAPAADKDAAYAAICAAMKEASEGELKGILGYTEDAVVSTDFRNNPCTSIFDAKAGIQLDPTFVKVCSWYDNEWGYSNKVCEMARVITNYKG from the coding sequence ATGGCTCTCAAACTCGGTATTAATGGTTTCGGTCGTATCGGCCGTATGGTCTTCCGCGCTGCTGTGGAAAACTTCTCCAAGGACATCACTGTTGTCGGTATCAACGACCTTCTCGACGCTGACTACCTCGCATACATGCTCAAGTATGACTCCGTCCACGGTCAGTTCAACCACGACATCAAGGTCGAAGGCAACTTCCTCATTGTTGACGGCAACAAGATCCAGATCTTCGCTGAAAAGGATCCGACCAACATCACTTGGGGCGCTCTCGATGTAGACGTCGTTGTTGAATCCACTGGTTTCTTCCTCACCGAAGAACTCGCTTCTGCTCACCTCAAGGCTGGTGCCAAGAAGGTCATCATGTCTGCTCCGTCCAAGGATGCAACTCCGATGTTCGTCTATGGTGTTAACCACAAGACCTACGCTGGTCAGAAGATCATCTCCAACGCTTCCTGCACCACTAACTGCCTCGCTCCGATCTCCAAGGTTCTTGACGAAAAGTTCGGCATCGTCCGTGGCCTCATGACCACCGTTCACGCTGCAACTGCTACTCAGAAGACCGTTGACGGCCCGTCCAAGAAGGACTGGCGCGGTGGCCGTGGCATCCTCGAAAACATCATCCCGTCTTCTACGGGTGCTGCAAAGGCCGTGGGTAAGGTTCTCCCGCAGCTCAATGGCAAGCTCACTGGTATGTCTCTCCGCGTGCCGACTTCCGACGTTTCCTTCGTTGACCTCACTGCTGAACTCAAGAACGCTCCGGCTGCTGACAAGGATGCAGCATACGCAGCAATCTGCGCTGCTATGAAGGAAGCTTCTGAAGGCGAACTCAAGGGCATCCTCGGCTACACCGAAGACGCTGTTGTTTCTACCGACTTCCGCAACAATCCGTGCACTTCTATCTTCGACGCCAAGGCCGGTATCCAGCTCGACCCGACCTTCGTGAAGGTCTGCTCTTGGTACGATAACGAATGGGGCTACAGCAACAAGGTTTGCGAAATGGCTCGCGTTATCACCAACTACAAGGGCTAA